One stretch of Chitinophaga pendula DNA includes these proteins:
- a CDS encoding 2-C-methyl-D-erythritol 4-phosphate cytidylyltransferase has protein sequence MQQRKKIAIIVAGGSGVRMGSSIPKQFLELEGRPVLYHTIHAFLQAYPDMEVILVVPAEHFSYVAGILQHFPGAPIQVIAGGETRFHSVKNGLAQVREPAVVFIQDGVRPLLSSALIHRCYEAALAYGNAIPVLEMKDSVRQVDTRGNRAVDRQQFRIIQTPQTFLSELILAAFALPYDPLFTDEATVIERLGHQVHLVEGEEANIKITRPQDLLVAAALLKGSR, from the coding sequence AGCGATCATCGTAGCGGGCGGTAGTGGTGTGAGGATGGGCAGCAGCATCCCCAAACAGTTCCTGGAGCTGGAAGGGCGGCCTGTGCTGTATCATACCATTCATGCTTTCTTACAGGCTTACCCGGATATGGAAGTGATATTGGTGGTACCGGCTGAACATTTCAGCTATGTAGCAGGCATATTGCAACATTTTCCCGGAGCGCCTATACAGGTGATAGCAGGTGGGGAGACGCGTTTTCACTCTGTAAAAAATGGCCTGGCGCAGGTAAGGGAGCCGGCTGTCGTATTTATCCAGGACGGTGTACGGCCTTTATTATCTTCTGCGTTGATACATCGTTGTTATGAAGCAGCGCTGGCATATGGTAATGCCATCCCGGTGCTGGAGATGAAGGACAGTGTCAGGCAGGTAGATACTAGGGGCAACAGGGCGGTAGACCGGCAGCAGTTCCGGATCATACAGACGCCGCAGACCTTTCTTTCTGAGCTGATATTAGCAGCATTTGCATTACCCTATGATCCGTTGTTTACGGATGAAGCCACCGTAATAGAGCGGTTAGGGCACCAGGTACACCTGGTTGAGGGGGAAGAAGCGAACATTAAGATCACGCGTCCACAGGATCTTTTAGTGGCTGCCGCTTTGCTGAAAGGCAGCCGTTAA